From Leptodactylus fuscus isolate aLepFus1 chromosome 11, aLepFus1.hap2, whole genome shotgun sequence, one genomic window encodes:
- the LOC142185181 gene encoding ras-related protein Rab-7a-like: MFSRRHIKLLLIGNAGVGKSALMNQYVNNRFTNYYRATIGADFFTKELRVDETLVTVQIWDTAGTERFQSLGAALYRGTDCCLLVFDVTSPNSFNALDAWHKEFLVQADPPSPEKFPFVVIANKADLEERQVSPRQVQEWCKTCNAEYHETSAKEATNVDEAFLRAIKLALKHKLPGNSEEESTSLLEKQDNKHKKCEC, translated from the exons ATGTTTTCAAGGCGACATATAAAGCTGCTGCTTATCGGCAATGCAGG CGTGGGGAAATCGGCACTAATGAATCAATATGTCAATAATCGCTTCACCAACTACTACCGCGCAACAATAGGAGCCGACTTCTTCACTAAAGAGCTGCGCGTAGATGAGACGTTGGTCACAGTTCAG atctgggaTACAGCGGGGACGGAGCGCTTCCAGTCCCTGGGGGCTGCACTATACCGAGGTACGGATTGCTGCTTGCTGGTTTTTGATGTTACATCCCCAAATTCTTTCAATGCCCTCGATGCCTGGCATAAGGAATTCCTGGTACAAGCCGATCCTCCGTCTCCAGAAAAATTTCCTTTTGTGGTCATTGCAAACAAGGCAGACCTAGAGGAACGACAG GTCTCTCCACGTCAGGTTCAGGAATGGTGTAAAACTTGCAATGCAGAGTACCACGAGACTAGTGCCAAGGAAGCCACCAACGTAGATGAAGCGTTCCTAAGAGCCATCAAACTCGCCCTAAAACAT AAGCTACCAGGAAACTCTGAAGAAGAATCTACAAGTCTATTAGAAAagcaggataataaacacaagaAATGCGAGTGTTAA